The genomic region CCCATCGTCGCGCTGGCGCGGGGCTTCAGCGACGTGCCCTTCAGCCTGCTGGCGGGCATCAAGGTGACGTTCCCGTTGACGGAGCGCCTGCATCTGGCGTTTGGCGCGCAGGGCGGCACCTTCGACAGCGACCTGGGAGGCTTGAACGTCGTCAATGGCGTCGCGGCCTACGGCGTCCTCACCTATGGAACGGGCGACGCCTACGTGTCTCTGACGGTCCAGCCCATCTTCACCTGGGGAAGCATGGACGAATCCGGGAGCGCGATGGTGCTGCCCATGCTGGGAGGCTTCATCCGCCTGGGCAGGCATTGGGGCCTCGCGGCGGATGTCGCGCTGTCACCGGTCGAGGGCATCAGCGCGCCGTTTGCCTTCGCGACCGCGGGCGGACGGCTCCTGGGGCAGCATTGGTCCGTGGACCTGGGCGTCCTCGCCGGGAAGCAATTGCATGACTCCACGCTTGCCGTGGTCCCCGGCGCCTCGTTCCTGTTTCACTGGCGCTGACTATCCGTAGGGGGTCTCCTTGTGGCGCTGGAACGGGTACGCCAGCTGCCCCAGGTAGGTCTCCGGCGGCTGGAACTTCGTGGTCCCGTAGTTCGAGGGCCAGTGGGCCGGCATGTGCGCCGTGCCGAAGATGACGTCGATGAACGACAGGAAGACGGCGAAGTTCTTGTCGATGCCTTCGTCGTCCGAGGTGTGGTGCCAGTGGTGGAACTCCGGCGTCGCGAAGATCCAGCGCAGGTACGGCCAGCGGTGGTTGACGTTGGCGTGGATGTACACCGCGTGGAAGGACACGAAGACGAGGTAGCCGTAGATGGCGGACGGGTGGAAGCCCAGGAGGAACACCGGCACGAAGCCCGCGAAGCGGTTGACCAGGGTGTCCACCAGGTGGCTGCGCGAGCTGGCCAGCCAGTCCATCTGCAGCGGCGAGTGGTGGATGGCGTGGAAGTTCCACATCCACCCGAAGGTGTGGAAGGCCCGGTGCACCCAGTAGCTCACCAGGTCGATGACCAGCAGGATTTCAAAGAACTGCAGCCAGATGGGCTGCGCGGCCACGTGCGCCTGGAAGTCCAGCTTCACGGCCCAGGACAGGAACACCTGCACGGGGATGAGCACCGCGAAGGAGATGAGCTGCACGCCCACGTGGCTGACGAAGAAGTGCTTGAGGTCGGTCTGCCAGCCCTTGCGGAAGATCTTCTGCTCGTGCAGCCCCCACAGCCGCTCCATGGGGATGAACACCAGCCCGAGCACCAGCAGGTCCAACGCGAAGAAGTCCAGGCCCGCGCTCATCGCGCGCGGCGTGTGCGTCAGGGGCTCCGCCTCGCTGCCGCCCAAGAGCAGCGCCACCATCGCCAGCACCATGGCGATGCCGCCGTGCGCCTTGGAGCGCAGGGTCAGCACGCTGAAGGTGCCCAGCAGGAAGGTGGCGACGATGGACACCTGGAGGATGCCTCGGAAGACCTCCAGGTGCTCCACGTAGAAGGCCCGCCCGTCGTTGGACACGAGCACGTGGGGGAACAGGAAGCAGAACTCCGCGATGACGCAGAGCACGCCCAACAGCCCGCCCGTGACACCGGCGCGCTTGCCCAGGTCGATGCGCCGGGCGGGAGCAAGAAGGATTTCCAAGGAGGACCGTCCAGAAGGAATGCGGCGGGGCACGACTCTACACCACCCGGGCGGTGGAGCAGGGACGCCCCCCTGGAGGGCGCTCAGGGAACGCGGATGCCGTGGCGCAGGAGCGGCGCCCGCACCTGCGTCTCCGCCGTCTCCTGGCTCACCGTGACGTAGTCCCGGGACTCCATCCAGCCCAGCTCCGTCACGTGCTCCAGCAGGAAGCCCTCGCTCGTGACGCCGTCCTTCGTGGTGCTGCGAAGCTTCTCCCAGAGCGGGGCCTGCGCCTCCAGGGCCTCGCGCGCCACGCGCCCCAGCCGGTCCTTCTCCGCGGCGTCCAGGTCCGGGGCAAGCCAGTCCAGGTAGAGGTAGCCCAGCCGTCCGTGAAGGGCCTCCTCCTGGACCAGGGTCGTGAGCACCGCGCGCGTCAGCGGATGGGCCGTCGCGCGCAGACAGCCGGACAGGAGCGCGAAGGAGAGCGTCTCCCCCACGCAGCACACCCGCACGATGAGCTCGCTGGCGCGCTGGAGCCAGGTGAGCGACGGGTCGAACGCCACGGCGAAGGCTCCGGGCGAATAGGACAGCCGGGTCCCGCCCCCCAGCCGCATCGCCATCCGGGCGCAGAGCTCCACGTGGTGGATCTCCTCCGCGGGGAAGCGCGCCGCCAGGCTCCACAGGTCCAGGGGCACGCGTGCCTCGCCCATCACCTGGACCAGCTGTCCCATCACCGTCGCGCTGCCGAACTCGTTGAGCGCCCGCAGCGTCCACGAGTACCGCGCCCGCTCCAGCAGCGCCGCCGGGTAGCGCGACGGCTCCAGCGAGTCCCACGGATAGCGTTCCGCCACGTGGCCCGACGCCCGCTCATGCAGCGTCAGCGCGGGGCCGTCCGTCAGGTCCAATTCGAAGAGCGCCTCGGTGCTCATGGCGGACGCCCCCTTCACGGTTGCTGGGGCAGACCCGCGTCCGTCCCCGCGTCGGTGCCCGCGTCCTCTGGGAAGTTGTCGGTGCCATTGGACGGATTGCAATCATCGTCAATCAGGCCCCCGTCGTAGACACACGGCGCGGGATTGGTCGTCAGCAATGAATCGCACGCGACCATCGAGAAGGCCGCGCTCGCGGCGGTGGCGGCCAGCAGCACCCGGCCCCGGCGACGTCCCGGAGGGGCGGACTCCAAAGGCAGGGAAGGGGACGACACACCGGGCTTCGGGGGGAAATCGCTCATGGCTTCCTCGCGGTTCGCCGGCCCGACAGCTCGCGCGGCACCCTATCCCGGGTGATGTGGAACTGTCACGCACCGGGGCCTCTCCGCGTAAGCGGGGCGGCGGGTGACGGCACCGGCTTCGCCACCCGCCCTCCTCAAGCCCTGACTAGCAGAGGCCCGCCCAGCGGACGTAGCCGTAGCCGCCGATGCAGGTATAGGGCGGGGAGCAATAGAGCTGGCCGCGGACCCAGTTCTCGCCGTTCGACGAGAACACGGAGCTGTCGGTGTTGAAATGGTTGCCGTAGCTCATCACGAACACAATCGAGGAGGACGTGTTGGGCTGGCTGTAGATGCCAAGCTGGTCCCAGCAGACCGTGTAGACAGACTCCTGGTGGAGGCGGGGCTGCTCGGGGGTGGGCTGCTGCTCGGAGTCCGTGGAGACCTCCTCCTGGGACTCGACACCACAGCCCGTGCCGAGCAACGCGATACCGCCAGCCAGGGCCACAATCATTCGCAGGTTCATCATGGGGTGTCTTCTCCGTGAATCAGTACGCGTAGAAGCAGACGCAGTCGCCGTAGCAGCGCCCGTAGTCGAACCCGTCCTCGATGCAGTCATTGACACAGCTGCCGCCGTGGGACCCCACGCAGGCGAGGGACTGGGACTGCTCGGAGGGGCTGGAGGAGGCGGCGACGGTGGTGCCGAACGACGCGGCCGCGCCGACGGCGACGGCGAGGAGCAGCTTTCCAAACTTCTTCACGGAGGGGCTCATGGTGACCTCGAAGCAGGGGGACAGCGGCGCGAGACGATAGCCGATGCCACGGTGCTTCTGGAGCAGGGGGCCCGTGCGCCTTCAGCGGGCGCGGACGACGGCCAGCGTGGTGAGGCTGCCCCCCTGGGCCAGGTTGAGCATGCTGGAGTCGGACTGGCGCACCAGGAAGCCCTCCTGCCGGCCGTGCTCCCAGAGGAAGGGGTTCAGGTCCGAGTTCAGCGACTGCTGGCGCACCCCGCCCCCGTCGAACACCGGGAACGCCTGCGGCTGCATGGGAACGCGCTCCTGCACCACCCAGGCCTCCCCCAATGCCCGCTGGAGCGTGGCCTTCCACGTGTCCGCGTCCGTCCGCCAGCCCAGCGTGACGCCGTTGCCGCCGAACTCGTTGACGGGCTTGAGCACCAGGTGTTCGCGGTGCTCCGCGATCCAGGGCACCAGGTCCACGCTCGCGCCGTCGCGCGACGTGTGCTCCTCGCGCACCAGGCGCGTCCACGGCAGGTGCCGCTGGAGGAGCGTGCCGCGCTCCGCGTCGAAGGCGCCCTCGTCCGCCATGCGGCTCATGACCGCGAAGAGCGCCTTGGTGCGCAGGATGACCGAGCGGAACAGCCCGTTGAGGAACTGCGCCGCGCCGTCGGTGAGCGCGCGGGTGACCGGGTGGTCCGGGCCACAGCCGACCACGAAGCCCCCGAAGCCCACGGACGAGATGTACGTGACGACGTCCACCGGGAAGTCCCCCACGCGCAGCACGCCGCCCGCGTATGTCCAGTCGTCCTCGGACGTGACGATGCGCTGGCGCACGCCGTGCGCCTCCAGGTACTGCTGGTACGCCACCTCCTCGTCGGCGTCGTCCGGGCTGGCCGGACCGAACAGGGCCAACGTGGGCAGCCCCGAGCGGCCCCCCCTCGCCTGGAGCGCGCCGAGCGACCTCATCAGGTTGGGCGCGGTCGCCGGACGGGTGACCTCGTAGCGGCGGCCGAACGCCTCCATCACCGGCGCCACGTCGAAGGCCTGGCCCAGGTGGTGGGAGTTGATGGGGCCCCCAGGGTCGGGGTTGAACTCGATGAAGCGGATGACCCCGTCCGGCCCCAGGAAGCCATCCAGCCGACCCACGACGGCCTGGCCCGGGCGCAGGCCGTCCACCGGCACCAGCAGCTCCTCCCACCCCTGCGGCGCGAGTGACGCCAGGAAGGCCGGGTCCCGGGCTGCCCGGGCCGCCAGCTCCTCCAGCGTCTGGTACACCGCGAACGCGCCCCGGCGGATCTCCAGGTGCTGCTCTGGCGTCACGAAGAACGGCCGCAGCACGCGGTGGAGCCCCCGGCCGCCGTAGGTGATGCTGTTCTCCCGGGCGGTGCGCTCGAGCAGCTCGTGGGTGCGGCGCGCCAGGTCGCCCTGCTGGAGCAGATCGTCATGGAAGGCGATGGCGTCGGACAGGACGGTGGAGGACATGGCGCGACTTCCTTTCAGGGGCCCTGGGGGCCGGGGTTGGAGTTGCCGCCGTCGGTGACGTAGCGCCACTGGCCATCCGCCTGCCGGCGCCACACGGTGAGGTACTTCAAGAAGTCCTTCTTCGGCTGACCCTGCGCGTCCTTGCCCGTCCAGATGGCGCGGCCCACCGTGTACGCCAGGTCCCCGGACGCCGCCGCGTCGCCCAGCACCGGCTCCCAGCGCAGGTCGAGCTGCTCCAGCGTGAACGGCGCGTAGGCCCTGGCGATGGCGTCGTGGCCGTACAGGCCCGCGTCGCCCATCAGCATCACCGCGTCTTGCGCCGCCCAGGCCGTGAACGCCTGGCCCATGCCCTCCCGCACGGACCGCGCGGAGAAGGCGCGGTCCGCCGCCTTCGCCTCCTCCAGCACCGCGTCCTTCGACAGCGTGCGCGCCGCGGCCCCGGGCTCCGTGTTCGCTGGCGAGAAGCCCGCGGGCGGCATCATGGGCGCCGTGGCGGCGTTGCGCACCATGGCGGCCACGCGCCACTGGCCATCCGCCTGCTGCCTCCACACGCAGATGTAGCGTCCCACCGCCTTCCGCGTCGCCCCGTCCACGTCCACCGTCGCGGTGCCCACCGAATAGCCCAGCGTCCCGTCCGCGCTCACGTCCCAGCGCACCGGCTCCCACCGCGGCGTGCCGCCCTGCTCCAGCGGGTGCGCGGCCAGCCACGTCTGGATGGCCTGCCTTCCCCTCAGCGCGTACGCACCCTCCACCAGCATCACCGCGTCCTCCGCCAGGAAGTCCGCGAAGCCAGCCTCCGCGCTCGCGTCCGACATCGCCTGCTCCGCCTGCCGCAGCCCCGCACGCGCGTCCGACGCCGTGACCGGCGCACCCGCGAACATCCGGTTCATGGCTTCATTCCCTTTCCAGTCATGAAGACTCTGTGAATCACGTTCTGTGTGACTACCTTGATTCGCTCTGGGATACACGCAATCGTGACTCATTCATGAATCTCTACGACGCGCAGACTGTCGACTCGTGCACCTGGCCGGACACGCCCGAGGGCCAGAGGGCCCGGGACTTCATCGTGCCGCTGGTGAAACACGGCAGCACGGCGTACGTCACCGACCGGACCACCTTCCAGGTGCTGGCGCTGGACGCGCTGCGCCTGCCGCTGGCCGTCAACGACACGGAGTACGAGAACTCCGCGCTGCACTCCACCTTCTCTCGCTACATCACGCTGCAGATGACGGGGGTGACGGCGGAGGCGTTCGGCGCGGCGCGCGCGGCGGTGATGCGCGGCGCCATGCACTCGGTGGGGGCGCTGCTCAAGGCGGCGGGCATCAACAAGGTGGTGCTGGTGGACCACTGGCTGGTGCTGCGCAACGTCCACTCGCAGCCCACCGGTGAGCAGGTGGACCGCATCACCGCGTTCCTGGCGGAGCGGTTCCCACACCACGCCATCGTCTTCTGCGCGCTCAACCCGGCCGGTTACGCGCCGCTGCTCAACACGCTGGTGGAGCGGGGTTACGGGCTGCTCTACGCGGCGCACACGCGCATGACGCTGCCCCTGCAGGAGGTCAGCAAGCAGGTGCGGGAGAACCGGCGGCGCGACGCGCGGCTGCTGGAGGCGTCCGGCTACCGCGTGGTGGACGGGCGCGAGGTGCCGGACTGCGAGCCCCGGCTGGAGGAGCTCTACCGCGCGCTCAACGGCGGCAAGTACCACACCAACCTCCAGTTCACCCAGGAGTGGTACCGCTGGACGCTGCGCCAGGGACTGCTCACCTACAAGCTGGCGGTGAAGGACGGGCGGGTGGATGGCTTCTATGCCCACCACGTCAGCCAGGGCGTCCTCTTCTCCCCGCTGTTCGGCTACGACCTGGCGCTGCCGCAGGAGCTGGGGCTGTACCGGGGGCTGGTGTTCCAGCTCATGAACGACGCGCTGGACGTGGGCCTCACCATCGAGCTGGGGCCGGGCGCGGATCCGTTCAAGAGCATGCGCGGCTCCGTGCCGGTGCCCCGCTGGAGCGCCGTCTACACGCAGCACCTGGCCGGCCCGCGACGGCTCGCCTGGCGCGCGCTCCAGCGCTACGCCAACGACGCCGTGCGGCCGCCCACGATGGCCATGCTGCGCAAGGTGGACGGCGACGCGGTGGTGGGCTTCGGACCGCCCCACACGCCCCTGGCCTCGCCCCTGGGGCAGACGCCGCTGGAGGCGGCGCTCAAGGTGCGCGAGCAGCTGGACGCGCTGGAGGCGGCGCTCGACGCGGCGGCGAGGCTCGCTGGCGATGCGCGCCTCCAGGCCCTGGCCCCGCTGTCGCAGACGCTGCACAACTGGCCCCAGCCCATGTCGCGCGTGGTCGCGCTGCGCGAGCGGCTGACGAAGCTGGAGCAGGAGGCTCGCCGCAAGCCCGCCCGGCCCGCCGAGCCCCAGGGCCCCACCCCGGCGGAGCACGCACAGCAACTGCTGGCGTCCGCCACGCGCTGGGGCGACACCGCGCTGGTCGCCGCGCACCTGGGCGAAGCGCCCGCGCCGCACCTCAAGGCGCTGGTGGAGGCCCTGCGGGGCGCGGCCGGCAGCGTGGGCGTGGTGCTCACCGCCACGCGCGGCGACAAGGTGGTGCTGGTGACGGCCGCGAGCGCGGCGCTGCGCGGCCTGGGCCTGGACGCGGGGCAGCTCATGGCGGCGGCGGCGCCGTGCGTGGACGGCAAGGGGGGCGGCTCGCCGGAGGTGGCCTGGGGCGGGGGCGCGCGCACGGACGGTGTGGACGCGGCGCTGGACGCGGCGCGCAGCCGCGTGCGCACGCACCTGGGCGTCGAGGCCTGAGCCGACCATGATCCTCTACGACGCGACGACCCTCCACACGGCTCCCTTCCCCGACACGGCGGAAGGGCGCGGCCTGAGGAGCTTCCTCGTCCCGCTGGTCCAGCACGGCCCCGGGCCGTGGTTCGAGGACCGCGCGCGGATGTTCGTGCTGGGGCTGGACGACCTGCTCATCCCGCTGGCCGTCACCGACGGCACCTTCGGCAACTCGGTGCTGCATTCGGTGTATGAGCGCTTCATCGGCAGCCAGCGCAAGGCCATCCGGACCGGGAACTGGAAGCCCCTGGCCGGCTTCGCCGCCAGCAGCGCGCTCTGGGGCGTGGGCGCGGTGATGAAGACGCTGCGCCTGGACAAGGCCGTCCAGGTGGACTGCTGGCCCAGCCTGCGCAACGCGGGCGCGAACCTCACGGAGGACCAGGCGCGGCGGCTGACGGAGTTCCTCACCACGCGCTTCCCGGACCACGCCCCCTACTTCCTCGCGGTGAACCCCGTCACGCACGCGGCCCTGCTCAACCACCTCAAAGCGCAGGGCTACGACTTCGCGTACATGACGCACACGCGGATGATGCTCCCCTTCGAGCCGGAGCTGGAGCGGCGCGTCCGGGAGAACCGGCGGCGCGACGCGCGGCTGCTGGAGCCGTCCGGCTACCGCCTGGTGGACGCCCGGGAGCTCTCCGGCTGCGCGCCCCGGCTGGCGGAGCTGTACCGGCGGCTGCACCGCGAGAAGTACGCCACCAACCCGCCCATCAGCGTCACGTACATGGAGGAGATGCTGGCGGGCTCGCTGCAGGACGTGCGCGCGCTGGTGAAGGACGGCCGCGTGGACATGTTCTACGCCACGGTCGTGGTGAACGGCGTCATGTACTCGCCCGTCTCCGGCTACGACACGTCGCTGCCGCAGGAGGTGGGCCTGTACCGGTTGATCAACAACCTGCTGATGCGCGACGCGCAGGCGCGGGGCGTGATGCTGGAGACCGGCGGCGGCGCGGATCCCTTCAAGACGCTGCGCGGGGACCGGCCGGTGCCGCGCTACAACGCGGTGTACCTGCGCCACCTGCCGTCCTGGCGACATACCCCGTGGCGGCTGGCGATGAAGGTGGGCAACGAGCAGCTGCTGCCCTTCAGCCGCAAGCGCCTGCACGCCGTGGATGGCGAGGCGAACGTCGTGGGCTTCGACCGCGTCCCGGAGGTCTTCGCGCCCACCTTCCCCACGCCCCAGGAGGCCACGGCGCGGCAGGAGCAGGCGCTGGCGGAGCTGGAGCAGGACCTGGCGCGGACGGAGGCCCTGGGCGGCAACGAGCGCGTGCGGCACCTGGGCGCGCTGCACAAGCGCCTGGAGGATGAGCAGCTGCCGCCCGCGCGGGTCGCCCCCCTGCTGGAGCGCTGGGAGCACCTGTCGCACGGGCCCCAGGCCGACAAGAAGGAGAAGCGCAAGGCGCAGCGGGCCGTGCGCGCGGAGCTGGCGCGGCGCCTGCTGGAGACCGCGACCACCGTGGGGGACACCACCGTCGTGTGTCACCACCTGGGGGACGGGCTGGACTTCCAGCCACGCACCCTGGCGGAGCAGCTGCGCAAGGGGACCGGCTCCATCGCGGTGGCGCTGACGTCCACGCGGGAGGGCACCCTGGAGCTGGTGACCGCGCTGGCGCCGCCGCTGGTGGAGCGCGGCCTGGAAGCACGGCGGCTGCTGGAACAGATGGTCCCCCCGGGAGTTGCCAGTGGGGAAGGGGGGGCGGAGCTGGCCTGGACGGAGGCGGTCGTCCCCGCTGACGACGTGAGCGCGGTCCTGGAGCGGGCCCGCGCGGTCCTTCACACCCGGCTGTCCATTCCGACGTAGCCACAGTCCTTTCACGACAGCAGCGAGCCCCCTTGTGCGACCGGCATCCCCGGCGCCTGTAGCGAGGTGCGTTTCCATGGCGATGACCCCGGAAGAGAAGCGCGCGAAGCTGGCCCGACTGCTGGCGGAAAAGGCCGGGGTGGCTCGCAAGGCCCCCGCGTCCTTCTCCCAGGAGCGGATGTGGTTCCTGGAGCAGTGGAGCCCCGGCAGCGCGCTCTTCAACATGCCCGCGGTGGTGCGCCTCACGGGCGCGCTGGATCCGGACGCGCTCGGGCGGGGCCTCCAGGTCCTGGTGGAGCGCCATGAGACCCTGCGCACGACGCTGCGCGAGAGGGAAGGGCAGCCCGTCCAGGTCATCGCCCCGTCGCTCGTGCTGAAGCTGGAGCGCGAGGACCTGCGCGGTGTGCCGGAGGCGGAGCGCGAAGCGCACGCGTGGAGGGCCGTCACCCGCGACGCCCAGCGCCCCTTCGTCCTGTCCGAGGGACCGTTGGCGCGCGCCACGCTCTACGCGCTGGCGGAAGAGGAGCACCTGCTGCTGCTCAACCTCCACCACGCCATCGCGGACGGCTGGTCCATGGGCGTGCTGGTGCGCGAACTGGCGGCCGTCTACGCCGCGGCCCGGGCGGGCACGAGCGCCAGGCTGGAGGCGCTGCCCCTGCAGTACGCGGACTTCGCGGCGTGGCAGCGCGCGACGCTCAAGGGCGAGGCGCTGGAGTCCCAGCTGTCCTGGTGGCGCGGAAAGCTGGACCCTGAAGCGCGCCTGGAGCTGCCGGCGGACAAGGCGCGGCCGGCGACGCTGGGCTCGGCGGGAGCGCGGCAGTTCCTCACGCTGCCGCGGGAGCTCACCCAGACGCTGCGGGACTTCAGCCAGCGCCACGGCACCACGCTCTTCGTGGTGTGGGTGTCCGCGTTCCTGTCGCTGGTGTACCGCTACACGGGGCAGGAGGACGTGGCGCTGGGCACGCTGGTGTCGGGCCGGGACCGCGCGGAGCTGGAGGGGCTCGTCGGCCTGTTCATCAACACCCTGGTGCTGCGCACGCCGCTGTCCGGCCGGCTGCGCTTCCGCGAGCTGATGGCCCGGGTGGGCGACACGGTCTCGGAGGCCCAGGCGCACCAGGGCGTCCCGTTCGAGAAGCTGGTGGAGGCGCTCAAGCCCGAGCGCAGCTCCAGCCACCTGCCGCTGTTCCAGGTGATGGTCATCCACCAGAACGCGCCCGGCGCGGTGCTCCAGCAGGAGGGCCTCACGCTGGAGGTGCTGCCTGTCACCACCGACACGACGAAGCACGACCTCACCCTCTACGCCACGGAGCTGCCCCAGGGCCTGCGCCTGTCCGCTGAATACAGCACCGACCTGTTCGAGGCGCCCACCGTGGCACGACTGCTCGCGCACCTGCGCACGGTGCTGGTGGGCGCGCTGGCCGCGCCGGACACCGCCCTGCGCGACCTGCCCCTGCTCTCCGAGGCGGAGCGCCGTCAGCTCCTGGTGGACTGGCACGGCGCGCGGCAGGTGTTGCCGGAGCCGGAGGATCTGGCGTCGCTGATCGAGGCGCAGGTGGCGCGCACCCCGGACCGGGTGGCGCTCGCGTTCGGGGACGCCACGCTCACCTACGCGCAGCTGGATGCGCGGGCCAACCAGTTGGCGCACCGGCTGCGGGAGTGCGGCGTGGGGCCGGAGTCGCGCGTGGGCGTGTGCCTGGAGCGCTCGCTGGAGCTGGTGGTGTCACTGCTGGCGGTGCTCAAGGCGGGCGGGGCCTACGTGCCCTTCGACCCGGGCTACCCGGCGCAGCGCCTGACGTGGATGTTTCAGGACGCGCGCCCCACGGTGCTGCTGGCGCAGGAGCACCTGGTGCCCGGGCTGCCGCCCCACGGGGCGCGCGTGGTGTGCGTGGACGCAGAGGCGGAAGCGCTGTCGCAGCTGCCCACGCATGCGCCCGCGCGCCAGCCGCTGTCGGACGCGCTCGCGTACATCATCTTCACCTCCGGCAGCACGGGCCGGCCCAAGGGCGCGATGAACGCGCACCGGGGCGTGTGCAACCGCCTGCGCTGGATGCAGACGGAGTACCGCCTGGACGCGGATGACGTGGTGCTCCAGAAGACGCCGTTCAGCTTCGACGTGTCGGTGTGGGAGTTCTTCTGGCCGTTGATGACGGGCGCGCGGCTGGTGGTCGCCCGGCCCGGCGGCCACCAGGAGCCCGCGTACCTCGCGCGGCTCATCCGCGAGGCGGGCGTCACCACACTGCACTTCGTGCCGTCCATGCTCCAGGTGTTCCTGGAGGAACCGGAGGCGCGCGGCTGCGCGTCGCTGCGCCGGGTGGTGTGCAGCGGCGAAGCGCTGCCCCTGGAGCTCAAGGAGCGCTGTCTCCAGGTGCTGCCGCACGCGGGCCTGCACAACCTCTACGGCCCCACGGAGGCGGCCGTGGACGTGACCTATTTCGCGTGCACGCCCGGCGACGGCCGGCGCTCGGTGCCCATTGGCCGGGCGGTGGCGAACACGTCCATCCTCATCCTGGATCCGGTGTTCCAGCCGGTGCCGGTGGGCGTGGCCGGGGAGCTGTACATCGGCGGCGTGCAGGTGGGGCGCGGCTACCAGTCCCGGCCGGACCTCACCGCGGAGCGCTTCGTCCCGGATCCGTTCAGCGCCCTGCCTGGCGCGCGGCTGTACCGCACGGGGGACGTGGCGCGCTGGCTGCCGGACGGAGAGGTGGAGTACCTGAGCCGCGCCGACTTCCAGGTGAAGGTGCGCGGCCTGCGCATCGAACTGGGGGAGATAG from Corallococcus macrosporus harbors:
- a CDS encoding sterol desaturase family protein, with product MEILLAPARRIDLGKRAGVTGGLLGVLCVIAEFCFLFPHVLVSNDGRAFYVEHLEVFRGILQVSIVATFLLGTFSVLTLRSKAHGGIAMVLAMVALLLGGSEAEPLTHTPRAMSAGLDFFALDLLVLGLVFIPMERLWGLHEQKIFRKGWQTDLKHFFVSHVGVQLISFAVLIPVQVFLSWAVKLDFQAHVAAQPIWLQFFEILLVIDLVSYWVHRAFHTFGWMWNFHAIHHSPLQMDWLASSRSHLVDTLVNRFAGFVPVFLLGFHPSAIYGYLVFVSFHAVYIHANVNHRWPYLRWIFATPEFHHWHHTSDDEGIDKNFAVFLSFIDVIFGTAHMPAHWPSNYGTTKFQPPETYLGQLAYPFQRHKETPYG
- a CDS encoding YybH family protein, giving the protein MNRMFAGAPVTASDARAGLRQAEQAMSDASAEAGFADFLAEDAVMLVEGAYALRGRQAIQTWLAAHPLEQGGTPRWEPVRWDVSADGTLGYSVGTATVDVDGATRKAVGRYICVWRQQADGQWRVAAMVRNAATAPMMPPAGFSPANTEPGAAARTLSKDAVLEEAKAADRAFSARSVREGMGQAFTAWAAQDAVMLMGDAGLYGHDAIARAYAPFTLEQLDLRWEPVLGDAAASGDLAYTVGRAIWTGKDAQGQPKKDFLKYLTVWRRQADGQWRYVTDGGNSNPGPQGP
- a CDS encoding DHHA1 domain-containing protein, yielding MNLYDAQTVDSCTWPDTPEGQRARDFIVPLVKHGSTAYVTDRTTFQVLALDALRLPLAVNDTEYENSALHSTFSRYITLQMTGVTAEAFGAARAAVMRGAMHSVGALLKAAGINKVVLVDHWLVLRNVHSQPTGEQVDRITAFLAERFPHHAIVFCALNPAGYAPLLNTLVERGYGLLYAAHTRMTLPLQEVSKQVRENRRRDARLLEASGYRVVDGREVPDCEPRLEELYRALNGGKYHTNLQFTQEWYRWTLRQGLLTYKLAVKDGRVDGFYAHHVSQGVLFSPLFGYDLALPQELGLYRGLVFQLMNDALDVGLTIELGPGADPFKSMRGSVPVPRWSAVYTQHLAGPRRLAWRALQRYANDAVRPPTMAMLRKVDGDAVVGFGPPHTPLASPLGQTPLEAALKVREQLDALEAALDAAARLAGDARLQALAPLSQTLHNWPQPMSRVVALRERLTKLEQEARRKPARPAEPQGPTPAEHAQQLLASATRWGDTALVAAHLGEAPAPHLKALVEALRGAAGSVGVVLTATRGDKVVLVTAASAALRGLGLDAGQLMAAAAPCVDGKGGGSPEVAWGGGARTDGVDAALDAARSRVRTHLGVEA
- a CDS encoding GNAT family N-acetyltransferase gives rise to the protein MILYDATTLHTAPFPDTAEGRGLRSFLVPLVQHGPGPWFEDRARMFVLGLDDLLIPLAVTDGTFGNSVLHSVYERFIGSQRKAIRTGNWKPLAGFAASSALWGVGAVMKTLRLDKAVQVDCWPSLRNAGANLTEDQARRLTEFLTTRFPDHAPYFLAVNPVTHAALLNHLKAQGYDFAYMTHTRMMLPFEPELERRVRENRRRDARLLEPSGYRLVDARELSGCAPRLAELYRRLHREKYATNPPISVTYMEEMLAGSLQDVRALVKDGRVDMFYATVVVNGVMYSPVSGYDTSLPQEVGLYRLINNLLMRDAQARGVMLETGGGADPFKTLRGDRPVPRYNAVYLRHLPSWRHTPWRLAMKVGNEQLLPFSRKRLHAVDGEANVVGFDRVPEVFAPTFPTPQEATARQEQALAELEQDLARTEALGGNERVRHLGALHKRLEDEQLPPARVAPLLERWEHLSHGPQADKKEKRKAQRAVRAELARRLLETATTVGDTTVVCHHLGDGLDFQPRTLAEQLRKGTGSIAVALTSTREGTLELVTALAPPLVERGLEARRLLEQMVPPGVASGEGGAELAWTEAVVPADDVSAVLERARAVLHTRLSIPT